A DNA window from Desulfovibrio oxyclinae DSM 11498 contains the following coding sequences:
- the alr gene encoding alanine racemase: protein MSITYSKVRCIVDLEAIRHNYRLMKKDAGNVVPVIKSDAYGHGLEQVARALEDEGAANFAVGYVREAVDLRKAGISGDIISLLGPVDMDDCEAIIEHDIVGFVGHFETLARLAYKADGRPVRISLKFDTGMSRLGFTREELPKLKAFLRGRPNIVPVMASSHLAVADDPASREITAAQAQVFCEIVEDLRASGFAVQASLANSAAIMGHEGCRLDVQRAGISLYGGNPYAGTEWESLGDDLRPAMQVAAPVLHVHTLDKGRGISYGHTFTADRDMTVAVVGAGYADCYSRGLSNTGWVNVGGVRCPIVGRVCMQMTAVDISPAEAAGVQVKTGDDAWLLGGPGDGRISPQDLADWWGTITYEVFCVLGMNRREYPDT, encoded by the coding sequence ATGAGCATCACCTATTCCAAAGTTCGCTGCATCGTCGATCTCGAAGCCATCCGCCACAACTACAGGCTCATGAAGAAGGATGCCGGGAACGTGGTTCCTGTCATCAAATCAGACGCCTACGGCCACGGCCTTGAACAGGTCGCCCGAGCCCTTGAGGACGAAGGCGCCGCCAATTTCGCGGTAGGATACGTGCGGGAAGCCGTGGACCTGCGCAAGGCGGGCATCTCCGGCGACATCATTTCCCTTCTCGGCCCTGTGGACATGGACGACTGTGAAGCCATCATCGAACACGACATCGTTGGCTTCGTGGGGCATTTCGAGACGCTGGCGCGGCTGGCCTACAAGGCTGACGGACGGCCCGTCCGCATCAGCCTCAAGTTCGACACCGGCATGTCCCGGCTGGGATTCACCCGTGAGGAACTGCCGAAACTCAAGGCGTTTCTGCGCGGTCGTCCGAACATCGTGCCGGTGATGGCCAGTTCGCACCTTGCGGTGGCGGACGATCCGGCTTCCCGCGAGATTACCGCGGCGCAAGCCCAAGTCTTTTGCGAGATAGTCGAGGATCTTCGCGCCTCGGGCTTTGCGGTACAGGCGAGCCTTGCCAACTCCGCAGCCATAATGGGGCACGAGGGCTGCCGTCTCGATGTTCAGCGCGCGGGCATTTCCCTGTACGGCGGCAATCCCTACGCGGGAACCGAGTGGGAGTCGCTGGGCGATGATCTGCGGCCGGCCATGCAGGTGGCGGCCCCGGTGCTGCACGTGCACACGCTGGACAAGGGCCGCGGCATCAGCTACGGCCATACCTTCACCGCGGACAGGGACATGACCGTGGCCGTGGTCGGCGCAGGCTATGCCGACTGCTATAGTCGCGGACTCTCCAACACGGGCTGGGTTAATGTGGGCGGCGTGCGCTGCCCTATCGTGGGCCGGGTCTGCATGCAGATGACCGCCGTGGACATCTCTCCGGCAGAGGCCGCCGGAGTACAGGTGAAGACCGGAGACGATGCGTGGCTGCTGGGCGGTCCCGGCGACGGGCGAATTTCACCCCAGGACCTTGCGGACTGGTGGGGAACCATTACATATGAAGTGTTCTGCGTGCTGGGCATGAACCGGCGCGAATATCCGGACACATAA
- a CDS encoding NAD(P)/FAD-dependent oxidoreductase, which translates to MAPSKPAKTKFDVIIVGGGPAGLFAAYYLGEHTDLDVLVIERGKSSLKRKCPIAGDEWCIKCRPCNILCGVGGAGLFSDGKLNFIPKLGKTDLTQFMPMSEANKLIDETEEIFNRFGMDGKVYPTNMDSAKSVRKEAKRNGIDLLLIKQKHLGSDNLPGHIAGMAEHIKEKGVVFQTSEEVKDVTVDNGKVTGVITSRGEYEADNVILAPGRVGAEWVASVVKGHGINVSQRGIEVGVRVEVANEIMQDLCDVIYDPTFFVRTTKYDDQTRTFCTNYGGFVALENYQDFVCVNGHAYMDKKSDNANFAFLSKVVLTDPVENNTAYGESIGRLATIIGGGKPILQRFGDLKRGRRSTWNRVRNSSIEPTLKDVVCGDIAMALPERIVTNLVDGLEQLNEVVPGVSNDETLLYAPEIKFFATQVDTTNSLETSIRGLFVAGDGPGVAGNIVSAAATALVPAKEIVKRS; encoded by the coding sequence ATGGCACCTTCAAAGCCAGCAAAAACGAAATTCGACGTCATCATCGTGGGTGGCGGCCCTGCAGGACTTTTCGCAGCCTATTACCTCGGCGAGCACACCGATCTCGACGTGCTCGTCATCGAACGCGGAAAATCCTCCCTCAAACGCAAATGCCCCATCGCCGGCGACGAGTGGTGCATCAAGTGCCGCCCGTGCAACATCCTGTGCGGCGTGGGCGGAGCCGGGCTGTTTTCCGACGGCAAGCTCAACTTCATCCCGAAGCTCGGCAAGACCGACCTGACCCAGTTCATGCCCATGTCCGAAGCGAACAAACTCATCGACGAAACCGAAGAGATTTTCAACCGTTTCGGCATGGACGGCAAAGTCTACCCGACCAACATGGACAGCGCCAAGTCCGTGCGCAAGGAAGCCAAGCGCAACGGCATCGACCTGCTGCTCATCAAGCAGAAGCATCTCGGTTCCGACAACCTGCCCGGACACATCGCGGGCATGGCTGAACATATCAAGGAAAAAGGTGTGGTGTTCCAGACTTCCGAGGAAGTGAAGGACGTCACCGTGGATAACGGCAAAGTCACCGGCGTAATCACCAGTCGCGGCGAGTACGAGGCCGACAACGTCATACTCGCCCCCGGCCGAGTGGGCGCCGAGTGGGTCGCTTCCGTCGTCAAGGGACACGGCATCAACGTCTCCCAGCGCGGCATCGAAGTGGGCGTACGGGTGGAAGTCGCCAACGAGATCATGCAGGACCTCTGCGACGTGATCTATGATCCGACCTTCTTCGTGCGCACCACCAAGTACGACGATCAGACCCGGACGTTCTGCACCAACTACGGCGGGTTCGTGGCGCTGGAGAACTATCAGGACTTCGTCTGCGTCAACGGTCACGCCTACATGGACAAGAAGTCCGACAACGCCAACTTCGCCTTCCTGTCCAAGGTGGTACTCACCGACCCGGTGGAGAACAACACCGCGTACGGAGAGTCCATCGGTCGCCTTGCAACCATCATCGGGGGCGGCAAACCCATCCTGCAACGGTTCGGCGACCTCAAGCGCGGCCGCCGCTCCACGTGGAACCGCGTGCGCAACAGCTCCATCGAGCCTACGCTCAAGGACGTGGTCTGTGGCGACATCGCCATGGCCCTGCCGGAGCGCATCGTGACCAACCTCGTGGACGGGCTGGAACAGCTCAACGAAGTAGTTCCGGGCGTCTCCAACGACGAGACCCTGCTGTACGCGCCGGAGATCAAGTTCTTCGCCACGCAGGTGGACACCACCAACTCGCTGGAAACCTCAATCCGGGGACTGTTCGTGGCCGGTGACGGCCCGGGCGTTGCGGGGAACATTGTCTCCGCTGCGGCAACGGCACTGGTTCCCGCCAAAGAGATTGTCAAAAGGTCTTAG
- a CDS encoding substrate-binding periplasmic protein, with the protein MRIIHFQAALAILLLMVCSAPAQELDVAYLEYPPYMYTEDGRFEGILADATRQVMDEAGIDADYKVLPAKRILTLMMAGEKLCAIGAFRTPGRESYAWFSDVTYQNSPLAVIHRSSDERFAEKRSLIGILDDPDLVMGKMYGYSLGSMLDHEINMRVRRVREVTADLQQFMRMIEIGRVDYAFFSPEGIRGLMATSGTEPGSLEWFIPEGMPEGQTRHIICSLSVPEDVRRRINEAVNKVEFPRWQDVIN; encoded by the coding sequence GTGCGAATCATTCATTTTCAGGCTGCTTTAGCCATTCTTCTGCTTATGGTCTGCTCCGCCCCGGCGCAGGAGCTCGATGTGGCCTATCTGGAGTATCCGCCCTACATGTATACCGAGGACGGGCGTTTCGAAGGCATTCTTGCCGATGCCACCCGTCAGGTGATGGACGAGGCCGGTATCGACGCCGACTACAAGGTACTCCCTGCCAAGCGGATTCTCACCCTCATGATGGCCGGAGAAAAACTCTGTGCCATCGGGGCCTTCCGTACTCCGGGCCGGGAATCCTACGCGTGGTTCTCGGACGTCACCTACCAGAACTCGCCCCTTGCGGTGATCCACCGCAGTTCCGATGAGCGGTTCGCTGAAAAGCGCAGCCTCATAGGCATTCTCGATGATCCCGATCTGGTCATGGGTAAGATGTATGGCTATTCGCTGGGCAGCATGCTCGACCACGAGATCAACATGCGGGTGCGCCGGGTTCGTGAAGTCACTGCGGACCTGCAGCAGTTCATGCGAATGATCGAAATAGGCCGGGTGGACTACGCCTTCTTTTCTCCCGAAGGCATCCGCGGCCTCATGGCCACCAGCGGTACCGAACCGGGCAGCCTCGAATGGTTCATCCCGGAAGGAATGCCCGAAGGGCAGACCCGGCACATCATCTGCTCCCTTTCCGTGCCCGAGGACGTGCGCAGGCGCATCAACGAGGCCGTGAACAAGGTGGAGTTCCCCCGCTGGCAGGACGTCATCAACTGA
- a CDS encoding sigma-54 interaction domain-containing protein, which yields MALKLDGIIGGSPALAEVFKVLEKVAPTESTVLVSGESGTGKELLVRALHRNSDRRDKPFVPINCGAIPKELLESELFGHEKGAFTHAVRSRPGRFELADGGTIFLDEIGEMDLSLQVKILRALQEKEIERVGGTQVKSVDVRVVAATNRDLEEEVAAGRFREDLFYRLNVIPMHLPPLRERGADILELARHFLGGFCRDKGRKRLKLTQDAREMFLTYTWPGNVRELENFMERLSILCDGEEVLPEDLPDKMWQDIGEKPRRKEEEVMVRPAGFAWPTLSDMNDKAGDLKAFLESVEDRLLLEALDEAEGVKNRAAELLGIKRTTLIEKLKKRKLLDNKQ from the coding sequence ATGGCGCTGAAACTTGACGGTATCATCGGGGGCAGTCCGGCTCTGGCCGAAGTCTTCAAGGTTCTGGAGAAGGTTGCCCCCACAGAGAGTACGGTGCTGGTCAGCGGGGAGTCCGGGACAGGCAAAGAGCTTCTGGTCCGGGCGCTGCATCGCAACAGTGATCGGCGCGACAAGCCTTTTGTCCCCATCAACTGCGGCGCCATCCCCAAGGAACTGCTGGAATCGGAGCTTTTCGGCCACGAGAAGGGCGCCTTCACCCATGCTGTGCGCTCCCGGCCCGGCCGTTTCGAGCTGGCAGACGGCGGAACCATCTTCCTTGATGAAATAGGGGAAATGGACCTGAGCCTGCAGGTGAAGATTCTGCGTGCACTTCAGGAAAAGGAAATCGAACGCGTTGGCGGGACGCAGGTAAAGAGCGTTGACGTCAGAGTTGTCGCTGCCACCAACCGTGATCTCGAAGAAGAGGTCGCGGCCGGCCGTTTCCGAGAAGACCTGTTCTACCGCCTCAACGTCATCCCCATGCACCTGCCGCCACTTCGTGAGCGGGGAGCCGACATCCTCGAACTCGCCCGCCATTTTCTGGGCGGTTTCTGCCGGGACAAGGGGCGCAAGCGCCTCAAGCTGACGCAGGATGCCCGGGAGATGTTTCTGACCTACACCTGGCCGGGCAACGTGCGCGAGCTGGAAAATTTCATGGAACGCCTCTCCATCCTCTGTGACGGAGAAGAGGTACTGCCCGAAGATCTGCCGGACAAGATGTGGCAGGACATCGGGGAAAAGCCCCGCAGAAAGGAAGAGGAAGTCATGGTCCGGCCCGCCGGGTTCGCATGGCCGACTCTGAGTGATATGAACGACAAGGCCGGTGACCTCAAAGCCTTTCTGGAGTCTGTGGAGGACAGGCTTCTTCTTGAAGCTCTGGATGAGGCGGAAGGGGTCAAGAACCGGGCTGCCGAACTGTTGGGAATCAAGCGGACAACGCTCATTGAGAAGCTCAAAAAGCGCAAATTGCTGGACAACAAGCAATAG
- a CDS encoding tetratricopeptide repeat protein codes for MTEIRLHRIVWLLAALMSGLLLATPAKALRVAYSPRGDSDRFTFTFDGSRPEFSVKRTGRQQITVQFPPGFWDDEQRPTTSVFRGAKLVDSVNISGNSLLIRTGTDAFGYLRLNVPGRPEFVLQVFRDPIGAKWKPESERRVAPAPRPEPEPQPTPPPEPEPQPEPQPASEPAPEPAPEVTEQPQSASDIAARLDEVQPTPVQQAPESEPAPQTEEQPVPQPQPEQAPAEAAPQSPAPVNQAAPGPDQPFYSVPYSVRSQVVAPPAPGEEPAPPQSVQSTVADTAPTASGEVRFQAQDRDAEDVKLSELDGEAPSQPVAPAPEQQAGGQVSPPPTQESAPAPVEPAQRPVPEPLAQDMAEADASTAPGAVSGAVVPPPSQNTAAEAAPPMAEEVAEPSVQEQVEAPAVTEPASEPEAAPEPDAETQAPAAESAEPANATQDEEPVTLPEGVPEKDLTPAQKQLLVQNKMYDAQSMMFNGELQEALAAYEELLKKSYLPEDMREEILYAVADIKMQLYRNDPERFYAEVNDAYQKALNANLESKRVPRALLNLGLVNLRAGNVPEAKAYFNILRNKYPDDPNIPAISYYWGDYYFKRGDYQEAADQLQYMIQKYPEHELVKSAAYLLAQALERTGYDKQAFQVVDYIDKRWPDFYMQRPEFLMLAGGIEERVGKLRQAKEHYFTYYNLNPAADRADIALAKIGDLYLQMDLQDPAKEIYQKAAKEFPDKEGGLIAKMRLAEEGIYDDPTLVQMGSVFDRPYNLQPVNIYKEIVEKHPESPLAPVAQLKLAMWYAFHNKNADALAAAQDFLDLFPESQLATRARELGDSVFFKAVPGLMEQEHYKRIVRYWEDYDFIGEGETKVDDDTKLMVATSYWKLGQPAKALALLEPYLDEQIPGVSEKALDLAVNVYLGEYNWNGINRLVKHAEENWDLGEKQLRQLNYARAMALQNMGEDIRAVPLWAELAKNPEVDPSFRGYAMYYLAKNAMRKQDLRRVFLYSQEALSLLLQTDGDPEKIKDAVLMSINATERSGRYEEALRWVREYDKYITPDHPEWAPTRLKLARIYRKAGAMDEWKSLLQDIVDRKPGSLQADLARSELETWELEQRAQEYAPQ; via the coding sequence GTGACCGAGATACGTCTGCACCGAATCGTCTGGCTGCTGGCCGCCCTGATGTCCGGGTTGCTTCTGGCAACACCGGCCAAGGCCTTGCGCGTTGCCTATTCCCCGCGCGGCGATTCCGACCGTTTTACCTTCACCTTCGACGGTTCCCGCCCCGAGTTTTCGGTCAAACGCACCGGAAGACAACAGATTACCGTTCAGTTTCCGCCCGGCTTCTGGGATGATGAACAGCGTCCGACCACATCGGTATTTCGGGGCGCCAAACTCGTCGACTCGGTAAATATTTCCGGCAATTCGCTCCTCATACGCACCGGCACCGACGCTTTCGGTTATCTCAGGCTCAATGTTCCGGGACGTCCGGAGTTCGTTTTGCAGGTGTTCCGCGACCCCATCGGCGCCAAATGGAAACCCGAGTCGGAACGCAGGGTCGCTCCCGCTCCCCGACCTGAGCCGGAACCGCAGCCCACGCCGCCGCCCGAACCAGAGCCTCAACCTGAGCCGCAACCTGCGTCTGAACCCGCGCCCGAGCCGGCCCCGGAAGTGACAGAGCAGCCGCAGTCCGCCAGCGATATCGCCGCCAGACTGGATGAAGTTCAGCCCACTCCTGTGCAGCAAGCACCGGAGTCCGAACCGGCGCCGCAGACTGAAGAGCAACCCGTTCCTCAGCCGCAGCCCGAACAGGCTCCGGCAGAAGCCGCACCTCAATCGCCAGCTCCGGTCAATCAGGCCGCGCCCGGTCCGGACCAGCCATTTTATTCGGTGCCATATTCCGTCCGCAGTCAGGTCGTAGCTCCACCGGCTCCGGGTGAGGAGCCGGCACCTCCGCAGTCCGTACAGTCCACTGTCGCAGACACTGCCCCCACCGCCAGCGGTGAGGTTCGTTTTCAGGCGCAGGACCGCGACGCTGAGGACGTCAAGCTTTCCGAACTCGACGGCGAAGCTCCCTCGCAGCCTGTTGCCCCGGCACCGGAACAGCAGGCTGGCGGTCAGGTTTCGCCGCCTCCGACACAGGAAAGCGCGCCCGCTCCTGTCGAGCCTGCACAGCGTCCCGTACCCGAGCCGTTGGCGCAAGACATGGCCGAGGCCGACGCCTCTACTGCGCCCGGCGCTGTTTCCGGAGCCGTGGTGCCCCCGCCCTCGCAGAACACCGCGGCCGAAGCCGCACCTCCGATGGCAGAAGAAGTTGCCGAACCCAGCGTGCAGGAGCAGGTGGAAGCCCCGGCGGTGACCGAACCCGCTTCCGAACCGGAAGCCGCTCCCGAGCCCGACGCGGAAACGCAAGCTCCCGCTGCCGAATCTGCAGAGCCTGCCAACGCCACACAGGATGAGGAGCCCGTGACGCTCCCCGAGGGGGTGCCCGAGAAGGACCTCACTCCCGCGCAGAAACAGTTGCTGGTCCAGAACAAGATGTATGACGCCCAGTCCATGATGTTCAACGGTGAGCTTCAGGAGGCGCTGGCAGCGTATGAAGAACTGCTGAAGAAGTCGTATCTGCCCGAAGACATGCGCGAAGAGATCCTCTACGCCGTGGCAGACATCAAGATGCAGCTTTATCGCAATGATCCTGAAAGATTTTATGCCGAGGTCAACGATGCCTACCAGAAGGCGCTCAACGCCAACCTTGAATCCAAGCGCGTGCCGCGGGCGCTTCTTAATCTGGGACTGGTGAACCTCAGGGCGGGCAACGTGCCCGAGGCCAAGGCCTATTTCAACATCCTGCGCAACAAGTATCCTGACGATCCGAACATCCCGGCCATCAGCTACTATTGGGGAGATTACTACTTCAAGCGCGGCGATTATCAGGAAGCGGCCGACCAACTCCAGTACATGATCCAGAAGTATCCGGAGCACGAGCTGGTCAAGTCGGCAGCCTATCTGCTGGCGCAGGCCCTTGAACGCACGGGCTACGACAAGCAGGCGTTTCAGGTGGTGGACTACATCGACAAACGCTGGCCCGATTTCTACATGCAACGCCCGGAATTCCTGATGCTCGCAGGCGGCATCGAGGAGCGGGTGGGCAAGCTCCGTCAGGCCAAGGAGCATTATTTCACCTATTACAACCTGAATCCAGCCGCGGACCGGGCCGACATCGCCCTCGCCAAGATTGGCGACCTGTATCTCCAGATGGACCTTCAGGATCCCGCCAAGGAAATCTACCAGAAGGCCGCCAAGGAGTTCCCGGACAAGGAGGGCGGGCTCATCGCCAAGATGCGCCTGGCCGAAGAGGGCATCTACGACGACCCCACGCTGGTGCAGATGGGCAGCGTCTTCGATCGCCCCTACAACCTCCAGCCGGTGAACATCTACAAGGAAATTGTCGAGAAGCACCCGGAAAGCCCGCTGGCCCCGGTGGCCCAGCTCAAGCTCGCCATGTGGTACGCCTTTCACAACAAGAATGCGGATGCCCTTGCCGCCGCACAGGACTTCCTTGACCTATTCCCGGAAAGTCAGCTCGCCACAAGGGCCAGAGAGCTTGGCGACAGCGTGTTTTTCAAGGCCGTGCCGGGCCTCATGGAACAGGAACACTACAAACGCATCGTCCGCTACTGGGAAGACTACGATTTCATCGGCGAAGGCGAGACCAAGGTGGACGACGACACCAAGCTCATGGTTGCCACTTCCTACTGGAAACTCGGTCAGCCAGCCAAAGCCCTTGCGCTGCTGGAACCGTATCTTGACGAGCAGATTCCCGGCGTTTCGGAAAAGGCGCTCGACCTCGCGGTGAACGTCTACCTCGGCGAATACAACTGGAACGGCATCAACCGTCTGGTCAAGCACGCCGAAGAAAACTGGGATCTGGGCGAGAAGCAGCTGCGTCAGTTGAACTACGCTCGCGCCATGGCCCTGCAGAACATGGGCGAGGACATCCGCGCGGTGCCGCTCTGGGCCGAGCTGGCCAAGAATCCAGAGGTGGACCCGTCCTTCCGCGGCTACGCCATGTATTATCTGGCCAAGAACGCCATGCGCAAACAGGATCTGCGGCGCGTCTTCCTCTATTCGCAGGAAGCACTCTCCCTGCTGCTCCAAACCGACGGCGATCCCGAGAAGATCAAGGATGCCGTGCTCATGTCCATCAACGCCACCGAACGCTCAGGTCGCTACGAAGAGGCCCTGCGCTGGGTTCGCGAGTACGACAAATACATCACCCCCGACCACCCCGAGTGGGCGCCCACGCGTCTGAAGCTGGCCCGCATCTACAGAAAGGCCGGGGCCATGGACGAGTGGAAATCTTTATTGCAGGATATAGTGGACAGGAAACCCGGTTCCCTGCAGGCGGACCTCGCCCGGTCCGAACTGGAAACATGGGAGCTGGAACAACGGGCGCAGGAGTACGCGCCCCAATAA
- the amrB gene encoding AmmeMemoRadiSam system protein B, which yields MNRQPCVAGRFYPGEPSALQAELDTYLDDGGERRQAPTRLAMVPHAGYMFSGPLCGKTLARARLAKTILMLGPNHTGMGTPMSLWDSGQWEFPGGAVAVETELAQSLLAEVDEFQSDTRAHLNEHSLEVVVPFLHRLNPDVRIIPVAIAEQDPEALAEAGRQIASVLKNHHEDVSIVVSSDMSHFITEDQAARQDKLALDAALEIDPEALWQTVRTNRISMCGVMPMTLGLTAARRLGASSAVLTGYTSSATVTGDRQQVVGYAGIIVE from the coding sequence ATGAACAGGCAACCCTGCGTCGCCGGACGCTTCTACCCCGGCGAACCCTCAGCCCTTCAGGCTGAGCTGGACACCTACCTCGACGACGGCGGAGAACGCCGTCAGGCCCCGACACGCCTCGCCATGGTTCCACACGCGGGGTACATGTTTTCCGGTCCGCTCTGCGGCAAAACCCTCGCCCGGGCCAGACTCGCCAAAACCATCCTGATGCTCGGCCCCAACCACACCGGCATGGGAACACCCATGAGCCTGTGGGACAGCGGCCAATGGGAATTCCCCGGCGGAGCAGTTGCAGTGGAGACCGAGCTTGCCCAGAGCCTGCTCGCTGAAGTGGACGAGTTTCAATCCGACACCCGCGCCCACCTCAACGAACATTCCCTCGAAGTGGTCGTGCCCTTCCTGCATCGCCTGAATCCCGACGTGCGCATCATCCCCGTCGCCATTGCCGAACAGGATCCCGAAGCCCTCGCCGAAGCAGGAAGACAGATCGCCTCGGTCCTGAAGAATCACCATGAAGACGTATCCATCGTCGTCAGCTCCGACATGAGCCACTTCATCACGGAAGATCAGGCCGCCAGACAGGACAAGCTCGCTCTGGACGCAGCCCTCGAAATCGACCCCGAAGCCCTCTGGCAGACCGTACGCACCAACCGAATCTCCATGTGCGGCGTCATGCCCATGACTCTGGGCCTCACCGCAGCAAGAAGACTCGGCGCATCATCCGCCGTCCTCACCGGATACACCTCGTCCGCAACAGTTACCGGAGACCGCCAACAGGTCGTCGGCTATGCGGGGATTATCGTAGAATAG
- the ybgF gene encoding tol-pal system protein YbgF: MKHRILALAILLSICLAGCVTTATSSRTDNASMEWRMRSLEESFLDFRENQKEQMRSQQQFQARMENRLNDLEDRLTRVAGGAEPDESAAVSDQGQGQKAQDEGWVTDLEPEEDGKGWTSVTPKGKAQAPEEGDVAQEAQKEEAVAESAEPKPWAEVPGPKMPDTAQGLYDLSLDMYRDKKFPAAREGFDAFLSKYPDNKLAGNAMYWKGETYYSEKDFAQAILTFKEVAIKYPQHSKVPAAMLKTGMSYEKTGDRDNAVFYMQTLVQEYPDSSAADVARRRLRALGA; the protein is encoded by the coding sequence ATGAAACACCGTATCCTTGCCCTTGCGATCCTTCTGAGCATATGCCTCGCCGGATGCGTGACCACCGCCACCTCGTCTCGGACGGACAACGCCAGCATGGAGTGGCGCATGCGCAGCCTTGAGGAAAGTTTTCTCGATTTTCGTGAGAACCAGAAGGAACAGATGCGCAGCCAGCAACAGTTTCAGGCGCGCATGGAAAACCGGCTCAACGATCTTGAGGACCGTCTGACCAGAGTGGCGGGCGGTGCGGAGCCCGATGAAAGCGCGGCGGTTTCCGATCAGGGACAGGGCCAGAAAGCGCAGGACGAAGGCTGGGTGACGGATCTGGAGCCGGAAGAGGACGGCAAGGGGTGGACCAGCGTGACTCCCAAGGGCAAGGCTCAGGCCCCTGAGGAAGGTGACGTTGCCCAAGAGGCTCAAAAGGAAGAGGCTGTGGCCGAAAGCGCCGAGCCCAAGCCGTGGGCGGAGGTCCCCGGACCGAAGATGCCGGATACGGCTCAGGGATTGTATGATCTCTCCCTCGACATGTACCGTGACAAAAAGTTTCCGGCAGCGCGCGAAGGGTTCGATGCATTTCTTTCCAAATACCCGGACAATAAATTGGCCGGGAACGCCATGTACTGGAAAGGCGAGACCTATTACTCCGAAAAGGATTTCGCTCAGGCTATCCTGACGTTCAAGGAAGTGGCCATCAAGTATCCGCAGCACTCCAAGGTTCCGGCGGCCATGCTGAAAACCGGCATGTCCTATGAAAAGACCGGCGACCGGGACAATGCGGTTTTTTACATGCAGACCCTTGTTCAGGAATACCCCGACTCCTCCGCGGCCGACGTCGCCCGCAGGCGTCTTCGCGCACTCGGCGCGTGA
- the dprA gene encoding DNA-processing protein DprA — protein MDHQREYFACLALRHTPGVGARTWKSVLQSYPTAYDAVQDAANWPGRGVAGKRPAKACAEESWREAAENEYRDARHRRLGVISWHDPRYPQRLKDIPAPPAYFYYRGDPSLLKAPAVAVVGARECTRFGLEAADRISRDLSQAGVTVVSGLAAGIDRQAHQAALQGVGSTVAVLGTGIDVPYPASNVELLKAVSRKGCAVSEFAPGTRPESRNFPTRNRIISGLSLGVLVAEASGKSGSLITARLAAEQGREVFALPGPVGHATFTGCHRLIRQGATLVEGAEDIVNELRYQFSLELASADSEKRENSGKNGAESAPDEPSFAEQVRKEARKQSRHLPEEQLPELEGDELVLFERLVGTDRLHVDEIARALQWESSRVSTGLIMLEMKGLLRQLPGMWYTAREA, from the coding sequence ATGGACCACCAGCGGGAGTATTTCGCCTGTCTCGCCCTGCGCCATACTCCCGGCGTGGGGGCCCGCACGTGGAAATCCGTTCTCCAGTCCTACCCCACCGCTTATGATGCGGTTCAGGATGCCGCAAACTGGCCCGGGCGCGGCGTGGCGGGTAAGCGTCCGGCCAAGGCCTGTGCCGAAGAGTCGTGGCGGGAAGCGGCTGAAAATGAATACCGCGACGCTCGGCACCGCAGGCTCGGGGTCATCTCATGGCATGATCCGCGCTATCCGCAGCGCCTCAAAGACATCCCCGCCCCCCCGGCATATTTCTATTATCGTGGCGATCCGTCGCTGCTGAAGGCGCCCGCCGTAGCCGTGGTCGGCGCGCGCGAGTGCACCCGTTTCGGCCTGGAGGCTGCCGACCGCATATCGCGGGATCTGTCGCAGGCGGGCGTGACGGTGGTCTCCGGATTGGCCGCAGGCATCGACAGACAGGCGCATCAGGCGGCGCTGCAGGGTGTGGGCTCCACCGTGGCGGTACTGGGTACCGGCATTGATGTTCCCTATCCCGCCAGCAATGTGGAACTGCTCAAGGCTGTAAGCCGCAAGGGCTGCGCGGTTTCGGAGTTCGCCCCCGGCACCCGCCCCGAATCCAGAAATTTTCCGACTCGCAACCGTATCATCAGCGGCCTGAGCCTCGGCGTGCTTGTTGCCGAAGCGTCCGGCAAAAGCGGCAGTCTGATAACGGCCCGACTCGCCGCGGAGCAGGGGCGCGAAGTCTTTGCCCTGCCGGGTCCGGTGGGACACGCCACCTTTACCGGCTGCCACCGGCTGATCCGTCAGGGCGCGACGCTGGTCGAGGGCGCGGAAGACATTGTAAATGAACTGCGCTATCAGTTCAGCCTTGAGCTGGCCTCCGCAGATTCGGAAAAGCGGGAGAATTCGGGAAAGAACGGCGCGGAAAGTGCGCCTGACGAGCCCTCGTTTGCCGAGCAGGTTCGCAAGGAAGCCCGGAAACAATCAAGGCATCTTCCCGAGGAACAGCTTCCCGAGCTTGAAGGCGACGAACTGGTGCTCTTTGAGCGGCTTGTGGGCACGGACAGGCTGCACGTGGACGAGATAGCGCGTGCGCTCCAGTGGGAGAGCTCGCGCGTGAGTACCGGGCTGATCATGCTGGAGATGAAGGGATTGCTGCGCCAGCTGCCGGGCATGTGGTACACTGCGCGGGAGGCATGA